CTACCGGGGAAGGCATGCGTCCCGGGCCAGAGCCTCGGTGGTTGGTATTGACGGGTTGGATGGCGGATGTCTGGGATCCGCCGGTATTTCGCAAGGAATTGATCGACGTCGTGGCTCCGGACAATCCCGTATACATCATCCGGTACACGCATGGCAGCGGGGCCAACAGCAAGGCCCTCGAGCTCGCGGGCATTACGCGTGACACTCCCGATCCGGAAGGGGGTCACATCAAGAAGGACGAGAACGGGGAGCCAACCGGAGAATTCGTGGAAAGGGCACCACCGCAATTGCTCGACCTCATCCCATCTCTGCCGCCAATGACCAACTATGAATTGAGCCGCAACCTCGTCGAAGGAACGCAGCTGGCGCTGGCGGCTGGACTTACGACGCTTCATGGCGCAAGCGCCGGTACCAGCTATGAAGACGTTCAAAGACGTCTGAAGCTCTACGAAGTGGGTCTGCTCAGGATCAGAATCAACCAGATGGTGAGCGAGGAAACGGCGAAGAAGCTGGGCGAGCCTTTGAACTATGACAACAGGTTCTTCGTTCAATCCGTCAAGACGCTCATGGATGGCGCCTTGGGCTCGAGGGGAGCGCATTTCCTCGAAGAGTACAGCGATTATCCCGGTTTTCATGGGGAGCCACGACGCACCGAAGACGATATGGCTCGATCGGCGACCGATTTGTTGCGCATCGGTTTCAATATGAGAGTTCATGCGATCGGTGACGCCGCCAATCGAATTGCGCTCAACGCCTTCGAAAGGGCCTTGAAAGCGACGGGGAAGGATGGAAAAGATGCCAGGTTCGCCCTCGAGCATTGTCAGGTGCTCTCTCCCCAAGACATACCCAGACTAGCCAGGCTAGGAGTG
This genomic interval from Vicinamibacteria bacterium contains the following:
- a CDS encoding amidohydrolase, translated to METTRAPSIVAMLIPIVFAASGVGDAQEADTVYINGNVYTVDEEFETASAFAVKEGRFIYVGNDAGAQAHVGPRTFVSDLNGKTVIPGLHDAHIHIRFGERELYPRTPDIRRVIGEWASVERMQEVIQRSLATGEGMRPGPEPRWLVLTGWMADVWDPPVFRKELIDVVAPDNPVYIIRYTHGSGANSKALELAGITRDTPDPEGGHIKKDENGEPTGEFVERAPPQLLDLIPSLPPMTNYELSRNLVEGTQLALAAGLTTLHGASAGTSYEDVQRRLKLYEVGLLRIRINQMVSEETAKKLGEPLNYDNRFFVQSVKTLMDGALGSRGAHFLEEYSDYPGFHGEPRRTEDDMARSATDLLRIGFNMRVHAIGDAANRIALNAFERALKATGKDGKDARFALEHCQVLSPQDIPRLARLGVIASMQPLHATEDMHFAEARLGPARMEGAYVWKTLLNHGVVVATGTDYSVSPYDPFYTLHAAVTRQDRENNPPGGWYPAEAMSREEALRAATMAGAYAMHAEDILGSIEVGKLADFVVIPVDYMTAPAPDLWKIKPEMTVIGGEVVYTKPLEVQ